The following proteins come from a genomic window of Kitasatospora sp. NBC_01246:
- a CDS encoding type I polyketide synthase has translation MQELETAGGEPIAIVGMSCRFPGGVRDPEALWELLDAQRESVAGLPQDRGWAFGDADDPGSGAAEVQAGNFVYDATQFDAGFFGISPREALSMDPQQRLLLEAAWEALERAGIDPASLRGSATGVFAGASASGYGWITGKQGELDGHVMTGNATSILSGRVSYTLGLEGPAVTIDTACSSSLVSLHLAAQALRSGECSMALVGGAFVAATPVLFTDFSRSLGLSPDGRCKTFGAGADGMGVAEGAGVVVVEKLSDARRNGHRVLAVVRGSAINQDGASNGLTAPNGPSQQRVIRAALASAKLSTADVDVVEAHGTGTPLGDPIEAQALLATYGQNRPEERPLWLGSVKSNIGHTQQAAGMAGIIKMVLALQHERLPATLHVAEPTPEVDWSAGEVELLAEPVPWPVGERVRRAGVSAFGMSGTNVHIILEEAPTGDAETAETPAGDADEADALDEPAAEVAAAPVAPALLELDGSTAWVVSGRSAQGLTAQAGRLREWVSARSSVDPVGVAWSLAATRSVFEHRAVVVGGGREELVSGLGGLVAGSGAAGVVSGVARSGGRTAFVFAGQGAQWVGMGRELALCSPVFAARLAECGAALAPYVPWSLSEVLAGAEGAPGLDAADVVQPVLWAVMVSLAAVWEAAGVSPDAVVGHSQGEIAAATVAGMLSLEDGARVVAVRARALTSLSVQGSMVSVVMPSRAVREIVEGWGERLSVAAVNGPAAVVVSGEPEALSEFERELASRKVLRWRIPATDFVAHSPAVEPLEAVLAAELAGIVPQAGRVPMISTVTGEWLSGTEVDAGYWFANLRRMVRFEEAVRTLLGGGYGSFVEVSTHPVLTAAVAETAEDAGVADVLTVGTLERDNAGASRLLTSLAQAYVGGLAVDWKTVLPAAEVVELPTYAFQKQRYWLEPSAASVVPVGGDGASTAVEARFWAAVEGGDLAHLAEELELDDRRSLGEVLEALTSWRRRELDRSATENWRYRVTWAPVADPASTALTGRWLVLADRADDELTQDCVRALTARGADVTVAEVPAGVTDRQDMAAVIGGALPGDEVPAGVVSLLALDETPVPEYPAVTRGFAATLAVVQALGDAGVGAPLWVLTRGAVAATPEEALTNPLQTQIWGFGRVVGLEHPDRWGGLIDLPAAFDEQTAGRLAAVLAGCGEDQVAIRPAAVFGRRLGRADRPRAHAEQWTPTGTVLVTGGTGAIGGHVAGWLADRGAQRLVLTSRSGAGAAGLAAKVAGLAARGSHVDVVACDAADRSDLAGLLDRIAATGPALSAVMHAAGVVQHTTVHETDLAETAAVLAAKASGAVHLDELTRGLDLDAFVLFSSIAATWGSGLQPAYAAANTFLDGLAEHRRSQGLTATSVAWGSWGGGGMTDEAGAAQGSRRGLIVMDKDHAVQALAQVLDGGEPQLTVADIDWARFAPPFTLRRPSPLIENLPEVRQALAGDLPEAGGADPAAGSDASASWRRQLAGLSRIEQNRLLVNLVQTQAASVLDYPSPEAVEATRAFSDLGFDSLTSVELRNRLGAATGLQLPATLMFDAPTPTAAAEFLLVQLAGVPDGAQSAPVVAAASDEPLAIVGMACRYPGGVTGPEALWDLVTARTDAISVLPEDRGWVIEDTADAADGGPVRAGGFVYDATGFDAGFFGISPREAVSMDPQQRLLLEVAWEALERAGLDPASLRGSATGVFAGASASGYGWSSGLEGELDGHLVTGISTSVVSGRVSYVLGLEGPAVTVDTACSSSLVALHLAAQAVRSGECTLALAGGVMVAANPLLFDQFSRQMGLAPDGRCKPFSAEADGMGLGEGAGMVVVERLSDAQRNGHRVLAVIRGSATNQDGASNGLTAPNGPSQQRVIRAALANAGVRADEVDVVEAHGTGTPLGDPIEAQALLATYGQERGGQGPLRLGSVKSNIGHTQAAAGVAGVIKMVLALQHRELPATLHAAERSPHIDWSAGEVELLTEAVPWSAENRVRRAGVSSFGMSGTNAHVILEEAPAPVATEAAPAPVGPAVVVPGGSTAWVVSGRSAQGLTAQAGRLREWVSARPSVDPVGVAWSLAATRSVFEHRAVVVGGGREELVSGLGGLVAGSGAAGVVSGVARSGGRTAFVFAGQGAQWVGMGRELALCSPVFAARLAECEAALAPYVDWSLSEVLAGAPGAPALDAADVVQPVLWAVMVSLAAVWEAAGVTPDAVVGHSQGEIAAATVAGMLSLEDGARVVAVRARALTSLSVQGSMVSVVMPSQAVREIVEGWGERLSVAAVNGPAAVVVSGEPEALSEFERELASRKVLRWRIPATDFVAHSPAVEPLEAVLATELAGIVPQAGRVPMISTVTGEWLSGTEVDAAYWFANLRRMVRFEEAVRTLLGGGYGSFVEVSTHPVLTAAVAETAEDAGVADVLTVGTLERDNAGATRLLTSLAQAYVGGLAVDWKVVLPAAETVELPTYAFQHQHYWLQAAATASPVGGDGASTAAEAQFWAAVEGGDLARLADTLAIEDQQQLSTVLPALATWRRREQDRSVTENWRYRVTWAPVADPAPARLSGRWLVVLPAGETDGDVAQGCTAALSSRGAEPVVLEVTAEADRKQLAERIRAVRPESGFAGVLSLLGLDETPVPEHPVVPRGLAATLSLVQALGSAEVDAPLWVVTSGAVAGGPGTGPASPVQTQVWGLGRVVALEHPDRWGGSIDLPGTVDEQAAGRLAAVLAGCGEDQVAIRPAGILARRLTRAPHPRPAERPWTPTGTVLVTGGTGAIGGHVARWLAGRGAQRLVLTSRSGAGAAGVAAQAAELAARGSRVDVVACDVSDRSGLAGLLDRIAATGPALSAVMHTAGLGQATTVEDTDLAETAAVLAAKAGGAVHLDELTRGLDLDAFVLFSSISATWGSSVQPAYAAANTFLDGLAEHRRAQGLPATSVAWGPWGGGGMTDADTGAWMARGGLMVMDQDHAVQALAQILDGREGSVTIADVDWARFAPPFTLRRRSPLIEGLPEVVAALAGAGAGAAADPDAGAPLREQLAGLTRAEQNRTLVKLVQAQAAAVLDYASPEAVEATRAFSDLGFDSLTSVELRNRLGAATGLQLPATLLFDCPTPAVLAEYLWNEEFRDGSGPVSLVEEVDRLGSVLTGAAPDEKTHQLITDRLQELLSQWMEVGAPTETQAVAEKIGSATDDEIFEFIHKELGR, from the coding sequence TTGCAGGAACTGGAAACGGCCGGTGGTGAGCCCATCGCCATCGTCGGCATGAGCTGCCGCTTCCCCGGCGGGGTACGCGACCCCGAAGCCCTGTGGGAACTGCTGGACGCCCAGCGGGAATCGGTGGCCGGACTGCCCCAGGACCGGGGGTGGGCCTTCGGCGACGCCGACGACCCCGGATCCGGCGCCGCGGAGGTGCAGGCGGGCAACTTCGTCTACGACGCCACCCAGTTCGACGCCGGGTTCTTCGGGATCAGCCCGCGCGAGGCGCTGTCGATGGACCCGCAGCAGCGGCTGCTGCTCGAAGCGGCCTGGGAGGCGTTGGAGCGGGCCGGGATCGACCCCGCGTCGCTGCGCGGTTCGGCGACCGGCGTGTTCGCGGGCGCCTCCGCCTCCGGCTACGGCTGGATCACGGGCAAGCAGGGCGAGCTCGACGGCCACGTGATGACCGGCAACGCCACCAGCATCCTGTCCGGCCGGGTGTCCTACACGCTGGGCCTGGAGGGCCCGGCGGTGACGATCGACACCGCGTGCTCGTCGTCGCTGGTCTCACTGCACCTGGCCGCGCAGGCGCTGCGCTCCGGCGAGTGCTCGATGGCCCTGGTCGGCGGCGCGTTCGTGGCGGCCACCCCGGTGCTGTTCACCGACTTCAGCCGCTCGCTGGGACTGTCTCCCGACGGGCGCTGCAAGACCTTCGGGGCCGGGGCGGACGGCATGGGCGTCGCCGAGGGCGCCGGGGTCGTGGTGGTGGAGAAGCTCTCCGACGCGCGCCGCAACGGGCACCGGGTGCTCGCGGTGGTACGCGGTTCGGCGATCAACCAGGACGGTGCGTCCAACGGTCTGACCGCTCCCAACGGCCCTTCGCAGCAGCGGGTGATCCGCGCGGCACTGGCCAGCGCCAAGCTGTCGACGGCCGACGTCGACGTGGTGGAGGCGCACGGCACGGGCACCCCGCTCGGGGACCCGATCGAGGCCCAGGCGCTGCTCGCCACCTACGGCCAGAACCGGCCGGAGGAGCGGCCGCTGTGGCTGGGGTCGGTGAAGTCCAACATCGGGCACACCCAGCAGGCCGCCGGTATGGCCGGGATCATCAAGATGGTGCTGGCGCTCCAGCACGAGCGGCTGCCGGCGACGCTCCACGTGGCGGAGCCGACCCCGGAGGTCGACTGGTCGGCCGGTGAGGTGGAGCTGCTGGCCGAGCCGGTCCCGTGGCCGGTCGGGGAGCGGGTGCGCCGGGCCGGTGTGTCGGCCTTCGGGATGAGCGGCACCAACGTCCACATCATCCTGGAGGAGGCCCCGACCGGGGACGCCGAGACGGCGGAGACGCCGGCCGGGGACGCCGACGAGGCGGACGCCCTGGACGAGCCGGCTGCGGAGGTGGCGGCGGCACCGGTCGCACCGGCCCTGCTGGAGCTCGACGGGTCCACCGCGTGGGTGGTGTCGGGTCGGTCGGCGCAGGGGCTGACGGCTCAGGCGGGCCGGTTGCGGGAGTGGGTGTCGGCGCGGTCGTCGGTGGATCCGGTGGGTGTGGCGTGGTCGTTGGCGGCGACGCGGTCGGTGTTCGAGCACCGGGCGGTGGTGGTCGGTGGCGGTCGTGAGGAGCTGGTGTCGGGGCTGGGCGGCCTGGTGGCCGGGTCGGGTGCGGCCGGGGTGGTGTCGGGGGTTGCCCGTTCGGGTGGTCGGACGGCGTTCGTGTTCGCGGGTCAGGGTGCGCAGTGGGTTGGCATGGGTCGTGAACTGGCCTTGTGCAGTCCGGTGTTCGCGGCGCGGTTGGCGGAGTGTGGGGCGGCGCTGGCGCCGTATGTGCCGTGGTCGTTGAGTGAGGTTCTGGCGGGTGCCGAGGGTGCGCCCGGTCTGGATGCGGCTGATGTGGTGCAGCCGGTGTTGTGGGCGGTGATGGTGTCGCTGGCGGCGGTGTGGGAGGCCGCCGGGGTTTCGCCCGATGCGGTGGTGGGTCATTCGCAGGGTGAGATCGCGGCGGCGACGGTGGCGGGGATGCTCAGCCTGGAGGACGGCGCGCGGGTGGTGGCGGTGCGGGCTCGGGCGCTGACGAGTCTGTCGGTGCAGGGTTCGATGGTGTCGGTGGTGATGCCGTCGCGGGCGGTGCGGGAGATCGTCGAGGGCTGGGGCGAGCGCCTGTCGGTCGCGGCCGTCAACGGCCCGGCTGCGGTGGTGGTGTCGGGTGAGCCGGAGGCGTTGTCGGAGTTCGAGCGTGAGTTGGCGTCGCGCAAGGTGCTGCGGTGGCGGATTCCGGCGACGGACTTCGTGGCGCATTCGCCGGCGGTGGAGCCGTTGGAGGCGGTGCTGGCGGCGGAGCTGGCCGGGATCGTGCCGCAGGCGGGCCGTGTCCCGATGATCTCGACGGTGACGGGCGAGTGGCTGTCCGGTACCGAGGTGGACGCGGGCTACTGGTTCGCGAATCTGCGGCGGATGGTCCGTTTCGAGGAGGCGGTCCGCACGCTGCTGGGTGGCGGTTACGGCTCGTTCGTCGAGGTCTCCACGCACCCGGTGCTGACGGCGGCGGTGGCGGAGACGGCCGAGGACGCCGGTGTCGCCGACGTCCTGACGGTGGGCACGCTGGAGCGCGACAACGCGGGCGCCTCCCGCCTCCTCACCTCGCTCGCCCAGGCCTACGTCGGCGGTCTCGCGGTGGACTGGAAGACGGTGCTGCCCGCCGCCGAGGTGGTGGAGCTGCCGACCTACGCCTTCCAGAAGCAGCGGTACTGGCTGGAGCCCTCGGCCGCGAGCGTCGTCCCGGTCGGTGGCGACGGTGCGAGTACGGCCGTCGAGGCCAGGTTCTGGGCCGCCGTCGAGGGCGGCGACCTGGCGCACCTCGCCGAGGAGCTGGAGCTGGACGACCGCCGCTCGCTCGGCGAGGTCCTGGAGGCGCTGACCTCGTGGCGCCGCCGCGAGCTCGACCGGTCGGCGACGGAGAACTGGCGCTACCGCGTCACCTGGGCGCCGGTCGCCGACCCCGCTTCGACCGCGCTCACCGGCCGCTGGCTGGTGCTCGCCGACCGGGCCGACGACGAGCTGACGCAGGACTGCGTCCGGGCCCTGACCGCCCGTGGCGCCGATGTCACGGTCGCCGAGGTACCGGCCGGTGTCACGGACCGGCAGGACATGGCCGCCGTCATCGGCGGGGCCCTGCCGGGCGACGAGGTGCCGGCCGGAGTGGTGTCGCTGCTGGCCCTGGACGAGACACCGGTGCCCGAGTACCCGGCGGTCACCCGGGGTTTCGCCGCCACGCTGGCCGTGGTGCAGGCGCTGGGCGACGCGGGCGTCGGCGCACCGCTGTGGGTGCTCACCCGCGGCGCCGTCGCGGCGACGCCGGAGGAGGCGCTGACGAACCCGCTGCAGACCCAGATCTGGGGCTTCGGCCGGGTCGTCGGACTGGAACACCCCGACCGCTGGGGCGGGCTGATCGACCTTCCGGCCGCGTTCGACGAGCAGACCGCAGGACGGCTGGCCGCCGTGCTGGCCGGGTGCGGCGAGGACCAGGTCGCGATCCGTCCGGCCGCGGTCTTCGGCCGCCGGCTCGGCCGGGCCGACCGGCCCCGCGCCCACGCCGAGCAGTGGACGCCCACCGGGACCGTCCTGGTCACCGGAGGCACCGGCGCGATCGGTGGACACGTGGCCGGCTGGCTGGCCGACCGCGGTGCGCAGCGGCTCGTGCTGACCAGCAGGTCCGGGGCCGGCGCCGCCGGTCTGGCCGCGAAGGTCGCCGGACTGGCGGCCCGGGGCAGCCACGTGGACGTCGTCGCCTGCGACGCGGCCGACCGGTCCGACCTGGCCGGGCTGCTCGACCGGATCGCCGCGACCGGCCCCGCGCTGTCCGCGGTGATGCACGCCGCCGGTGTCGTCCAGCACACCACCGTGCACGAGACCGACCTGGCCGAGACGGCCGCCGTGCTGGCCGCCAAGGCCTCGGGGGCCGTCCACCTGGACGAGCTGACCAGGGGCCTGGACCTGGACGCCTTCGTGCTCTTCTCCTCGATCGCGGCGACCTGGGGCAGTGGTCTCCAGCCCGCCTACGCCGCGGCCAACACCTTCCTGGACGGCCTGGCCGAGCACCGCCGGTCCCAGGGCCTGACCGCCACCTCGGTGGCGTGGGGTTCGTGGGGCGGCGGCGGGATGACCGACGAGGCGGGTGCCGCCCAGGGCAGCCGCCGCGGGCTGATCGTCATGGACAAGGACCACGCCGTCCAGGCGCTGGCCCAGGTCCTGGACGGCGGCGAGCCCCAGCTGACGGTCGCCGACATCGACTGGGCGCGGTTCGCCCCGCCGTTCACGCTGCGCCGGCCCAGCCCGCTGATCGAGAACCTGCCCGAGGTCCGGCAGGCCCTGGCCGGTGACCTGCCGGAGGCCGGCGGGGCCGACCCGGCCGCGGGCTCGGACGCGAGCGCGTCCTGGCGGCGGCAGCTGGCCGGCCTGTCGCGCATCGAGCAGAACCGGCTGCTGGTCAACCTGGTGCAGACCCAGGCGGCCTCCGTGCTGGACTACCCGTCGCCCGAGGCCGTCGAGGCCACCCGGGCCTTCAGCGACCTGGGCTTCGACTCGCTGACCTCGGTGGAGCTGCGCAACCGGCTCGGCGCCGCCACCGGTCTGCAGCTGCCCGCCACGCTGATGTTCGACGCGCCCACCCCCACGGCCGCCGCCGAGTTCCTGCTGGTGCAGCTGGCCGGCGTCCCCGACGGCGCGCAGAGTGCTCCGGTGGTGGCGGCGGCGAGTGACGAGCCGCTGGCGATCGTCGGCATGGCGTGCCGCTACCCGGGCGGGGTGACCGGCCCGGAGGCGCTGTGGGACTTGGTGACCGCCCGGACCGACGCCATCTCCGTACTGCCGGAGGACCGGGGCTGGGTCATCGAGGACACCGCCGACGCGGCCGACGGCGGGCCCGTCCGGGCGGGCGGCTTCGTCTACGACGCGACCGGCTTCGACGCGGGGTTCTTCGGGATCAGCCCGCGCGAGGCCGTGTCGATGGACCCGCAGCAGCGGCTGCTGCTCGAAGTGGCCTGGGAGGCGCTGGAGCGGGCCGGACTGGACCCGGCGTCGCTGCGCGGTTCGGCGACCGGCGTGTTCGCGGGCGCCTCCGCCTCCGGCTACGGCTGGAGCTCCGGGCTGGAGGGCGAGCTGGACGGGCACCTCGTCACGGGGATCTCGACCAGCGTGGTCTCCGGCCGGGTGTCGTACGTGCTGGGCCTGGAGGGTCCGGCCGTGACGGTCGACACCGCGTGCTCCTCGTCGCTGGTGGCGCTGCACCTGGCCGCGCAGGCGGTGCGCTCCGGGGAGTGCACACTGGCCCTGGCGGGCGGCGTCATGGTGGCGGCCAACCCGCTGCTGTTCGACCAGTTCAGCCGACAGATGGGGCTGGCGCCGGACGGCCGGTGCAAGCCGTTCTCGGCGGAGGCCGACGGCATGGGCCTGGGCGAGGGCGCGGGCATGGTGGTCGTGGAGCGGCTGTCGGACGCGCAGCGCAACGGGCACCGGGTGCTCGCGGTGATCCGCGGCAGCGCGACCAACCAGGACGGTGCGTCCAACGGTCTGACCGCGCCGAACGGTCCCTCGCAGCAGCGGGTGATCCGCGCGGCGCTGGCGAACGCCGGGGTCCGCGCCGACGAGGTCGACGTGGTGGAGGCGCACGGCACGGGGACCCCGCTGGGCGACCCGATCGAGGCGCAGGCACTGCTGGCCACCTACGGCCAGGAGCGGGGCGGCCAGGGGCCGTTGCGGCTGGGTTCGGTGAAGTCGAACATCGGGCACACCCAGGCCGCGGCCGGTGTGGCCGGGGTGATCAAGATGGTGCTGGCCCTCCAGCACCGGGAGCTGCCGGCGACGCTGCACGCCGCCGAGCGCTCGCCGCACATCGACTGGTCGGCCGGTGAGGTGGAGCTGCTGACCGAGGCGGTGCCGTGGTCGGCCGAGAACCGGGTGCGTCGTGCCGGTGTGTCGTCGTTCGGGATGAGCGGTACCAACGCGCACGTCATCCTGGAGGAGGCCCCGGCTCCGGTCGCCACCGAGGCGGCTCCGGCTCCGGTGGGTCCTGCGGTGGTCGTGCCCGGCGGGTCCACCGCGTGGGTGGTGTCGGGTCGGTCGGCGCAGGGGCTGACGGCTCAGGCGGGCCGGTTGCGGGAGTGGGTGTCGGCGCGGCCGTCGGTGGATCCGGTGGGTGTGGCGTGGTCGTTGGCGGCGACGCGGTCGGTGTTCGAGCACCGGGCGGTGGTGGTCGGTGGCGGTCGTGAGGAGCTGGTGTCGGGGCTGGGCGGCCTGGTGGCCGGGTCGGGTGCGGCCGGGGTGGTGTCGGGGGTTGCCCGTTCGGGTGGCCGGACGGCGTTCGTGTTCGCGGGTCAGGGTGCGCAGTGGGTTGGCATGGGCCGTGAACTGGCCTTGTGCAGTCCGGTGTTCGCGGCACGTCTGGCGGAGTGTGAGGCGGCGCTGGCGCCGTATGTGGACTGGTCGCTGAGTGAGGTTCTGGCGGGTGCGCCGGGTGCGCCCGCTCTGGACGCGGCTGACGTGGTGCAGCCGGTGCTGTGGGCGGTGATGGTGTCGCTGGCGGCGGTCTGGGAGGCCGCGGGCGTCACGCCCGATGCGGTGGTCGGTCACTCCCAGGGCGAGATCGCCGCGGCCACGGTTGCCGGGATGCTCAGCCTGGAGGACGGCGCGCGGGTGGTGGCGGTGCGGGCCCGGGCGCTGACGAGTCTGTCGGTGCAGGGTTCGATGGTGTCGGTGGTGATGCCGTCGCAGGCGGTGCGGGAGATCGTCGAGGGCTGGGGCGAGCGCCTTTCAGTCGCGGCCGTCAACGGCCCCGCTGCGGTGGTGGTGTCGGGCGAGCCGGAGGCGTTGTCGGAGTTCGAGCGTGAGTTGGCGTCGCGCAAGGTGCTGCGGTGGCGGATTCCGGCGACGGACTTCGTGGCGCATTCGCCGGCGGTGGAGCCGTTGGAGGCGGTGCTGGCGACGGAGCTGGCCGGGATCGTGCCGCAGGCGGGCCGTGTCCCGATGATCTCGACGGTGACGGGCGAGTGGTTGTCCGGTACGGAGGTGGACGCCGCCTACTGGTTCGCGAACCTGCGGCGGATGGTCCGCTTCGAGGAGGCCGTCCGCACCCTGCTGGGCGGCGGCTACGGCTCGTTCGTCGAGGTCTCCACGCACCCGGTCCTCACCGCCGCGGTGGCGGAGACGGCCGAGGACGCCGGTGTCGCCGACGTCCTGACGGTCGGCACGCTGGAGCGCGACAACGCGGGCGCCACACGCCTCCTCACCTCACTCGCCCAGGCCTACGTCGGCGGCCTCGCGGTGGACTGGAAGGTCGTGCTGCCCGCCGCCGAGACGGTGGAGCTGCCGACCTACGCCTTCCAGCACCAGCACTACTGGCTCCAGGCCGCTGCGACGGCGTCCCCCGTCGGTGGCGACGGTGCGAGCACGGCGGCGGAAGCGCAGTTCTGGGCCGCCGTCGAGGGCGGCGACCTGGCCCGGCTCGCGGACACCCTGGCGATCGAGGACCAGCAGCAGCTCAGCACCGTGCTGCCCGCCCTGGCGACCTGGCGCCGCCGGGAGCAGGACCGCTCGGTCACGGAGAACTGGCGCTACCGCGTCACCTGGGCGCCGGTCGCCGACCCCGCTCCCGCCCGGCTGTCCGGCCGGTGGCTGGTGGTGCTCCCCGCCGGGGAGACCGACGGCGATGTGGCCCAGGGCTGCACGGCGGCGCTGTCCTCCCGCGGCGCCGAGCCCGTCGTCCTGGAGGTCACGGCCGAGGCCGACCGGAAGCAACTGGCCGAGCGGATCCGCGCGGTGCGGCCGGAGTCCGGCTTCGCCGGGGTGCTGTCGCTGCTGGGCCTGGACGAGACGCCGGTGCCGGAGCACCCGGTGGTGCCCCGGGGCCTCGCCGCGACGCTGAGCCTGGTGCAGGCGCTGGGCTCCGCCGAGGTGGACGCGCCGCTCTGGGTGGTCACGTCCGGTGCGGTGGCCGGTGGGCCGGGCACCGGACCGGCGAGCCCGGTGCAGACGCAGGTGTGGGGTCTGGGGCGGGTCGTCGCCCTGGAACACCCGGACCGCTGGGGCGGGTCGATCGACCTCCCCGGGACGGTCGACGAGCAGGCGGCGGGACGGCTGGCCGCGGTGCTGGCCGGCTGCGGCGAGGACCAGGTCGCGATCCGTCCGGCCGGGATCCTGGCCCGGCGGCTGACCCGCGCCCCGCACCCCCGCCCGGCGGAGCGGCCGTGGACGCCGACCGGGACCGTCCTGGTCACCGGAGGCACGGGCGCGATCGGCGGGCACGTGGCCCGCTGGCTGGCCGGTCGGGGCGCGCAGCGGCTCGTGCTGACCAGCCGGTCCGGCGCCGGCGCCGCCGGGGTCGCCGCACAGGCGGCCGAACTGGCCGCCCGGGGCAGCCGGGTGGACGTCGTCGCGTGCGACGTGAGCGACCGGTCCGGGTTGGCCGGGCTGCTCGACCGGATCGCCGCGACCGGCCCCGCGCTGTCCGCGGTGATGCACACCGCGGGCCTCGGACAGGCCACCACGGTCGAGGACACCGACCTGGCCGAGACGGCCGCCGTACTGGCCGCCAAGGCCGGGGGTGCCGTGCACCTGGACGAGCTGACCAGGGGGCTGGACCTGGACGCGTTCGTGCTCTTCTCGTCGATCTCGGCGACCTGGGGCAGCAGCGTCCAGCCCGCCTACGCCGCGGCCAACACCTTCCTGGACGGCCTGGCCGAGCACCGCCGGGCGCAGGGTCTGCCCGCCACCTCGGTGGCCTGGGGGCCGTGGGGCGGCGGCGGGATGACCGACGCCGACACCGGCGCCTGGATGGCCCGGGGCGGCCTGATGGTCATGGACCAGGACCACGCCGTCCAGGCGCTGGCCCAGATCCTGGACGGCCGCGAGGGCTCCGTCACGATCGCCGACGTGGACTGGGCGCGGTTCGCCCCGCCGTTCACGCTGCGCCGGCGCAGCCCGCTGATCGAGGGGCTGCCCGAGGTCGTCGCGGCGCTGGCCGGGGCGGGGGCCGGTGCGGCCGCCGACCCGGACGCGGGCGCGCCCCTGCGGGAGCAACTGGCGGGCCTGACCCGGGCCGAGCAGAACCGGACGCTGGTCAAGCTGGTCCAGGCGCAGGCGGCCGCGGTGCTCGACTACGCGTCCCCCGAGGCCGTCGAGGCCACCCGGGCCTTCAGCGACCTGGGCTTCGACTCGCTGACCTCGGTGGAGCTGCGCAACCGGCTCGGCGCCGCCACCGGCCTGCAGCTGCCGGCCACGCTGCTGTTCGACTGCCCCACCCCGGCGGTGCTGGCCGAGTACCTCTGGAACGAGGAGTTCCGGGACGGGTCCGGTCCGGTGTCCCTGGTGGAGGAGGTCGACCGGCTCGGGTCGGTGCTGACCGGGGCGGCGCCGGACGAGAAGACGCATCAATTGATCACCGATCGCCTGCAGGAGCTCCTTTCCCAGTGGATGGAGGTTGGTGCTCCCACGGAAACCCAGGCGGTCGCGGAGAAGATCGGGTCCGCGACGGACGACGAGATATTCGAGTTCATCCACAAGGAACTCGGCAGGTAA